The proteins below come from a single Crossiella sp. CA-258035 genomic window:
- a CDS encoding DUF2470 domain-containing protein yields the protein MPGAAERARTMGVRGGKAVLMPAVDGDTPRVEPLLHHVHADGSASLLLDEDHELVGLAWQAPHGELTAMVELTDPAPVRLREPVRGLLWITGFLQALDERGARAEALSVAATRPDPRLLDVGHGATMLRLVPASLVLADAEGTCSLTPQEFAAATPDPFCLMEDDWLRHLELSHRDVVDLLARHIPEQLRGGHVRPLGLDRLGLRLRVEAADGDHDVRLAFSKSVTTPHELSLELRRLVGCPFMASLHSD from the coding sequence ATGCCGGGAGCCGCAGAGCGGGCCCGGACCATGGGTGTCCGGGGCGGCAAGGCGGTGCTGATGCCTGCCGTCGACGGCGACACGCCCCGGGTGGAACCGCTGCTGCACCACGTGCACGCGGACGGGTCGGCCTCGCTGCTGCTGGACGAGGACCACGAGCTGGTCGGTCTGGCCTGGCAGGCGCCGCACGGTGAGCTGACCGCGATGGTCGAGCTGACCGACCCGGCGCCGGTGCGCCTGCGCGAGCCGGTGCGCGGACTGCTGTGGATCACCGGCTTCCTGCAGGCCCTGGACGAGCGCGGGGCCAGGGCCGAGGCGCTCTCGGTGGCCGCCACCCGGCCGGACCCCCGGCTGCTGGACGTCGGCCACGGCGCGACCATGCTGCGCCTGGTGCCCGCCTCGCTGGTGCTGGCCGACGCCGAGGGCACCTGCTCGCTCACCCCGCAGGAGTTCGCCGCGGCCACGCCGGACCCGTTCTGCCTGATGGAGGACGACTGGCTGCGGCACCTGGAGCTCTCCCACCGCGACGTGGTGGACCTGCTCGCCCGGCACATCCCGGAACAACTGCGCGGCGGCCACGTCCGGCCGCTGGGCCTGGACCGGCTCGGGCTGCGGCTGCGGGTGGAGGCCGCCGACGGGGACCACGACGTGCGACTGGCCTTCTCCAAGTCGGTGACCACTCCGCACGAGCTGTCCCTTGAGCTGCGGCGCTTGGTCGGCTGCCCGTTCATGGCCAGCTTGCACAGCGACTGA
- a CDS encoding acyl-CoA dehydrogenase family protein, which yields MTFSLELNEEQRDLRDWVHGFAADSVRPAAAEWDEREETPWPLIQEAAKIGLYNFESLATFYADPTGLSLPIVLEELFWGDAGIGLAIFGTNLAVAGIFAAGTPEQFVEWVPQCFGDVDDPKVAAFCSSEPEAGSDVSAMRTRAVYDEAKDEWVLNGQKAWATNGGIANVHVVQAVVDKELGSRGQAAFIVPPGTEGLVATKKIKKHGLRASHTADVFLDDVRVPGSCLLGGKDKLDEKLARAREGKKAGAQAAMKTFELTRPPVGAMAIGIARAAYEYALDYAKQRVTFGRPIIENQSIAFTLADMKMEIDAARLLVWRAAWMGRNEAKFDAAEGSMSKLKAGEVAVWATERAIQILGGNGYTREHPVERWHRDSKIFTIFEGTSEIQRLVISRAISGMHIR from the coding sequence GTGACCTTCTCACTGGAACTGAACGAGGAACAGCGCGACCTCCGTGACTGGGTGCACGGGTTCGCCGCCGACTCCGTTCGGCCAGCCGCCGCCGAATGGGACGAGCGGGAGGAGACGCCCTGGCCGCTGATCCAGGAGGCGGCCAAGATCGGGCTGTACAACTTCGAGTCGCTGGCCACCTTCTACGCCGACCCCACCGGGCTCTCCCTGCCGATCGTGCTGGAGGAGCTGTTCTGGGGCGACGCGGGCATCGGCCTGGCGATCTTCGGCACGAACCTGGCGGTCGCCGGGATCTTCGCCGCGGGCACGCCGGAGCAGTTCGTGGAGTGGGTCCCGCAGTGCTTCGGCGACGTGGACGACCCCAAGGTGGCCGCGTTCTGCTCCTCCGAGCCGGAAGCGGGCTCGGACGTCTCGGCCATGCGCACCCGCGCGGTCTACGACGAGGCCAAGGACGAGTGGGTGCTCAACGGCCAGAAGGCCTGGGCCACCAACGGCGGCATCGCCAACGTGCACGTGGTGCAGGCCGTGGTGGACAAGGAGCTGGGCTCCAGGGGCCAGGCCGCGTTCATCGTGCCGCCCGGCACCGAGGGCCTGGTGGCCACCAAGAAGATCAAGAAGCACGGCCTGCGCGCCTCGCACACCGCCGACGTCTTCCTGGACGACGTGCGGGTGCCCGGCAGCTGCCTGCTGGGCGGCAAGGACAAGCTGGACGAGAAGCTGGCCAGGGCCCGCGAGGGCAAGAAGGCCGGCGCCCAGGCCGCGATGAAGACCTTCGAGCTGACCCGCCCGCCGGTGGGCGCGATGGCCATCGGCATCGCCAGGGCGGCGTATGAGTACGCGCTGGACTACGCCAAGCAGCGGGTCACCTTCGGCCGCCCGATCATCGAGAACCAGTCCATCGCCTTCACCCTGGCCGACATGAAGATGGAGATCGACGCGGCCCGCCTGCTGGTCTGGCGCGCGGCCTGGATGGGCCGCAACGAGGCCAAGTTCGACGCGGCCGAGGGCTCGATGTCCAAGCTGAAGGCCGGCGAGGTCGCGGTCTGGGCCACCGAGCGCGCGATCCAGATCCTGGGCGGCAACGGCTACACCCGCGAGCACCCGGTGGAGCGCTGGCACCGGGACAGCAAGATCTTCACCATCTTCGAGGGCACCAGCGAGATCCAGCGCCTGGTCATCTCCAGGGCGATCTCGGGAATGCACATCCGCTAG
- a CDS encoding SCP2 sterol-binding domain-containing protein has product MTNSDPIAALSTVDPKKISKEEFVSLLSAASEVAGSGEAVDLSSIDPHSFARLISRASKDQIEAVMARPELRVRVLDEVFRRMEVHFKAEKAGSARAVVHWRIASGEDYERYETVIADGACSVNKENKAEPRVTVTLSPAEFLKLASGNGSAPVMFMTGKIKVKGDLGFAAGLSNLFSIPKA; this is encoded by the coding sequence ATGACGAACAGCGATCCGATCGCTGCCCTGAGCACGGTTGATCCCAAGAAGATCAGCAAGGAGGAGTTCGTCTCGCTCCTCTCCGCCGCCTCCGAAGTGGCCGGCAGTGGCGAGGCCGTCGACCTCAGCTCGATCGACCCGCACTCCTTCGCCCGCCTCATCTCCCGGGCCTCCAAGGACCAGATCGAGGCCGTGATGGCCCGCCCCGAGCTGCGGGTGCGGGTGCTGGACGAGGTCTTCCGCCGGATGGAAGTGCACTTCAAGGCGGAGAAGGCCGGTTCGGCCAGGGCGGTCGTGCACTGGCGGATCGCCAGCGGCGAGGACTACGAGCGCTACGAGACGGTCATCGCCGACGGCGCCTGCTCGGTGAACAAGGAGAACAAGGCCGAGCCCAGGGTGACCGTGACCCTCTCGCCGGCCGAGTTCCTCAAGCTCGCCTCCGGCAACGGCTCCGCCCCGGTGATGTTCATGACCGGAAAGATCAAGGTCAAGGGCGACCTCGGTTTCGCCGCGGGCCTTTCGAACCTGTTCAGCATCCCCAAGGCGTGA